The region TGATATTAATGAAGCTAGATTACATGAAGTAGGTTCTAAATATGGCGCTAAAATTTATACAGGTGATGATTTATATAGCTTAGATGTCGATATTTATGCTCCTTGTGCTTTAGGTGCAACTATTAATGATGATACTGTAAATAAAATTCAAGCAAAAGTTATTGCTGGTGCAGCTAATAATCAGTTGGCTAATGAAGTAATACACGGTAAATTATTAAAAGAAAGAGGTATTTTATATGCTCCTGATTTTTTAATTAATGCTGGTGGTGTTATTAATGTGTATTCTGAGATTGCACATTTAACTAAAGCTCAGGTTATGGAAAAAACTGAAAATATTTATAATACGGCATTAGAAATATTTGATTTTGCTGAAAAAAATGCGATCACTACTCATCAAGCTGCATTTTCTATTGCACAACAAAGAATTGATGATAGAAAAAAAGAATTACAAAACGGCTAATTCTTTTCAATAAAAAATTGTAATTTTGTCCCGTTGAATGTTTTATTCAACGGGATTAATTTTAAAAATAAGTTCTTAGTCATGCTTAACAGAAGACATTTTAGAGTAAAAGTGATGCAAACAATTTATGCAATGCATCAACATCAAACCGACTCATTAGATCAACAAGAAAAATTCTTAATGCAAAGTATCGATAATGCACAAGATTTGTATCTATTGGTTTTATCAATTTTTGAAGAATTAAAAATCAAAGAACAAGAGTATTTAGATAGAGTTGCGAAAAAGCATTTGGCTACACCTCAAGAACGAAATCCAAATTTGAAATTTATCAATAATCAGTTTTTTAAAATTTTAGAAAAACATGATCAATTCCATGATAAATTAGAATTCAGAAAAATTAACAATTGGAAATTAAATGATGATACTATTTTGTTTCTTTTAGATGCTATAAAAGAATCGGAAGTTTATACAAAATATATGTCTACTCCATCTTCAACTTTTGAAGATGATATTTATTTTATTTCAGATTTGTTTACACAAGTAATTGCTCCTAATGATAAATTGTATGATTATCTTGAAGATTATAAAATTACCTGGGTAGACGATATTCCTGTAATAAACACTTTAATCAGTAAACAAATTAAGTCTTTAAAATCAATTGATAGTTCTATAGATTTGCCTCGTGTATTTAAAGATGAAGATGATAAAGAATTTGTTCGAAATTTATTTAGAAAAACAGTTTTAAATGAATTGGAATTTGCAAAAGAATATGAAAATAAAACCCCTAATTGGGATACTGAAAGAATTGCTGAAATAGATACTATAATTCTAAAAATGGCAATATGTGAATTATTGAAATTTCCATCGGTTCCAGTTAAAGTAACTTTAAATGAATATTTAGAAATAGCAAAAGAATATTCTACTCCAAAAAGTAGTATCTTTATCAATGGAATTTTAGATAATTTGGTTAAAGAATTCCAAGCAAATGATAAAATAAAAAAATCAGGTAGAGGTTTATTATAATTTATATTAAAATGAGAAAATTAGCCACTTTTTTAATTTTAAGTACATTTTTTATGGGTTGTAAAAAATCAAATAGTGAAATGACTATTGATCAAGACCCGCAGATTATTGAGAAAAGACAAAAAGAATTAAGTGAAAAATCAACAACAGTTTCATTTGATAAAATGGAACATGATTTTGGTGAAATAAACCAAGGTGAAATTGTTGAAACTGAATTTATAATGAAAAATACAGGTAATAATGATTTATATGTAATTGATGCGCACGGTTCATGTGGATGTACTGTACCAGAAGTTACAAAGGAAGCAATTAAGCCTGGAGAATCTACACCAATTAAAGTTAAATTTGACTCTAACGGGAAGAATGGAATTGTACAAAAATCTATCAATATTAGATGTAATACAGATAATTTGGTTGAAGTAGTAAAAATTAAAGCGAATATTAAAACAAACAAATAAACTATGAAAGACGGAATGATATTTATTCAATTAGGTTTAATGATAGCAGTTTTTTATTTCCTAATCATTATGCCTCAAAGAAAAAGAATTAAGCAAGAAAAAACTTTTGAAGCAAATTTAAAAGTTGGAGATAAAGTTATTACTAAAGCTGGAATTCACGGAAAAATTGCAGAAATAGCTGAAACAACAATAGTTTTAGAAACTATGTCTGGAAAAATTAAAATGGAAAAAAATGCAATTGCAGCTGATTTGACAATTAAATTAAATGAAAAAAAATAATATTTTTATTGTCAACAAATAAAAACAAAAAAAACAGCTTATTAGCTGTTTTTTTGTTTTTATCTAGATTTCAGTTAATTGTTTTGAGATTCTTGAACATATTAGATTTAAAAAGATTCTGCTATTATAACAAAGTTTTTATCCGATAATGTTGGACCATTCACATAGAATGTAACTCTGTAAAACTTATTGGCTGTAACATCTACAATCATTGTTGTTGATAATTCACCTAATAATAAGGGGGTTCCTAATGCTGTTAAATTTTGAAAAACATTATAGTTTCCCGTTGTAAATGTCAGTGAATAATCTAAAAATGTTGTTACACTTGGATCTAATTGTTTACAAGTTCCTGAATAAATAGTTTTATTAGCTGCATTTGCTAAGCAAACTTGAGGTCGTGTACTGCCCAATATCCCTGTAGAAAATCTAAATGTAAGGTCATCAATAGTAATTGTTTTGGAGCTATCACCAGCAGAAGCTGTATATATAATTTTGGCAATACTAGATCCGTTAGTTGCATTTTTTGTTGAAATTGTACTCCAAATTGGGGCTAGGTTTGTTCCTGTATTTATTTCTAAATTGTTGGATGTGGTATTGAAAATAACAGCACTTTTTGGCGTCATAGTGGAAACAAGAGCATCTCTTTCAGTTTGATTCATTCTAGGAGGGACCAAACCTCCTGTAGTAGAAACAATATCTAATGCTCCTTCTGGAGAGGTAGTACTAATACCTACTTGCGCATTTGTTATTTGAAAAATAACGCTTGTGAAAATTAATAGTAATGTTCTTTTAGTAATTAAATTTTTCATACGTATTTATGATTTAGATTTCTATAATGTAAATTTAGATTCATTGTATCATAAATAATTACTATATATAAATGTACTTTTTACGGCATAATAAAAAAAAAAGAGGCTATGATATACATAACCTCTTCTTTACCACAAAAAAACCTACTACTCTAAAATATTGTAAGAACGTGGGTAAATGTTTTTTAGAATGTAGTGTAAATAACTAGGTCAAAGTTAATTTAGTATTTGCTAAGTTATTTACTATAATTTTTAAAAAAAATTACGGTTTAAATTAATTTTAGTTTTTTTAATTCGGTTATTAATTCTTTATCCGAACCGTTATCCTGTAAAAAATAATTTTTAATTGCCGCTTTTCTTTTAACAATGGTACTTGATGAGACATTTAACAGTTCAGGAATTTTATTGCTTTTTATACCGGTTAAAATAAATTTTATAATTTGCAAATCAGTGAAATCCAAATTAAAATTAATTTCCATAATTTTTTTGATGGAACTATTTATGGTTGAACTGAAATAGTTTTGTCCTTTTTCTATTTTTTTAAATATTGTAATAAAGTTTTTATAATCAATATCACTTTTTGCAATTATAGCTTCAGGCTTGCAACTTGATAATAATCTATGAATATCCAAAGGAGAGGAAGACATGGATAAGATTATAATTTTACAATTGGTAAAATATTTTCTAATCAAATTTGCAATATCAACGCCGTCATATAAATTTTGCTTTTCAAAACAGGGTAAATTCAAATCTATTATTGCAAAATCAATTTTTTTTGATTTATTCATCTCTATTGTAAAGTAAGCTTCTTCACAATTATTTGCTATAATAAAATTGTTTAATGTATTGTTGTCAATTGTTGATATTAAATTTATATATCCATCAACAAGTATTGGATGGTCTTCAACAATAAAAATAGTTTTATCCTCTAACATAGTTCAATATGTAAATAAAAAAATTGAATATAAATTTCGCTTCAGTTATTTACACTCTGCTAAAGTAAGAAAATATTTCTTTATTTAAGGTAATTTAGCATTTTATTAATAAAAAAAGCATCCAATTTGGATGCTCTTTATTTGTTATTTTAATGCGGTTAACTCAGCTATCCTGATAATCACATCAATAGCTTTTTGCATACTTTCAACAGGGACATATTCATATTTGCCATGGAAATTATGGCCTCCTGCAAAAATGTTTGGACAAGGAAGTCCCATGAAGGATAATCTAGAACCATCAGTACCACCTCTAATTGGTTTGATTAATGGTTTAATACCTAAATCTAACATGGCTTGTTCAGCAATTTTTACAATATGCATTACGGGTTCAATTTTTTCTCGCATATTGTAATATTGATCTTTTATTTCTAAAATAGCTATATCTTCTCCAAATTGCTTTTTGTATTTTTTATTAAATTTAGCAATAACTTCCTCTACATATTTTTTTCTTGCATTAAATTTTTTACGGTTGTGATCGCGTATAATTAATTCTACTTTAGTGTCTTCAATACTTCCAGAAATACCAGTAACATGATAAAATCCTTCATAGCCACGAGTTGTTTCTGGAGTTTCGTCTTTTGGTAATTTAGAGATAAATTTATTTGCAAGAAGCATTGAATTAATCATTTTTCCTTTTGCATAACCAGGATGTACACTTTTTCCTTTAAATGTTATTTTAACTCCAGCAGCATTGAAATTTTCATATTCTAATTCTCCAATCTGACTTCCGTCCATAGTATAAGCCCAATCAGCACCAAATTTTTCAACATCAAAATGATCAGCACCTCTTCCAATTTCTTCATCTGGAGTGAAACAAACTTTAATGGCACCATGTTTAATTTCTGGATGTTGCACCAAATATTCCATTGCTGTCATAATTTCGGTAATTCCAGCCTTATCATCTGCACCTAAAAGTGTTGTGCCGTCTGTTGTAATAAGTGTTTGACCTTTGTATAAAAGTAAATCTTTAAAATAAGAAGGTGATAAGATAATGTTTTTTTCTTTGTTTAGAATAATATCATTACCATCATAATTTTTAACGATTTGAGGTTTTACATTTGCTCCTGTAAAATCTGGAGTAGTATCGAAATGGGAAACAAAGCCAATCGTAGGAACATCATGCTTTACGTTGCTTGGAAGTGTTCCCATTACATAAGATTTATCATCAATGGATACATCTGTTAGGCCAATTTGTTTTAATTCTTCAGCTAGTTTGTTAGCTAAATTCCATTGTTTAGCTGTACTTGGAGTTGTTGTTGAGTTGGGATCAGATTCTGTGTCGATAGTAACATAACTAATAAATCTGTCTATTATATGTTGCATAGTTTTAAATTTTAGCTATGCAAATATAGTGAAAGTCTTTTGTTGCAAATAGTAATTCTAAAATCAATAAAGTTATTAATGGGAATAAATTTTAGTCGGTGTTTTTGAAATTATATGTAATGGTACCTATTTGTTTGTCTGCAGCGGTATCGCTAGCTTGCCATTTTGTTTTCAATGCATACTGACGTGCTAATGCTATAAGACAAGCATCGGCTTTTGTTCCTTTGCCATTTGAGGCGCTAATAGTATTTCCTGCTTTATCAACTATTACTTCTATTACAACTTTTCCAAATGAGTTACATGAATTGCCTACCTCTGGTATTCTTGCAGGTCTTCTTCCAGCTAAATTATAACTTGCACCTCCGCCAGAACCACTACCACTTCCTGATCCGTTACCGCTTCCATTTCCAGTACCATTTCCGGTACCGTTTCCGCCACCAGTTCCGCCACCAGAACCCCCATTGCCATAATAGCTATTTGAGTTTAAATCGCCATTTGATTTTCCTTTGTTTCCGCCCACATTGTCATCACCATCACCACCTTTGTTTTTGCCCTTAAGCATGTTAGTTAGCGCAGAATTTGTTTTTTTTACTGGTGTAGTATTTTCTACAGGTTTTGTGTCTTTGGGTTTGTTTTTTGTTGTTATGTTTGTTTTAGGCGGCGTTTTTACTTCCGCACCTACATTATCTTGCGTTAAAATTTCATCGGGTACATTTTCTTCTGGTGTAGCTTTGGAAGTTTCTTGCATTTTTACTTCCAGTGTTTCACTTAAGTAATCGTCTCCTTTACCTAAATCACTATCGCCAAAATTAACTGTAGCACCGCCACCACCGCCACCTTTTGCAATTAAAGCTTCAGTTTTTCCATAAGGTGGCCAAAATCGAATAAAGAACATTATTGCAATTATTGTCATATAAATGAATAATGCAATTGCAATTGATTTTTTTTCGTTGTTTTTATTTTCGTTTTGTACTTTCATGGATATTGTTTTCAACGAATAAATGTATAAAATATTGTTTGATTAAAAAAATACTAACAAGAATTAAGCCGAAATTATATGATTTATGAAATAAGAATGTCAAGTATAGCCGGGATAGGAGCAAGTACCTTGTACTGTGGATAGCCCGTGGAGATGTGTTATGAAAATATATTGTGTGCTCCTAGTAAAAAAAAATCCCGATAGGTATCGGGACTTGTATTTATTCTGCTGCTGGAGCTTCTTCTTTTGGTTCTGCAGATAATGCCTCAACCGTTACATAACCCTTAGGTTGAAGTAAATTGTACCAGTTTACTATTTTTTTAATGTCTGAAGTATAAACTCGGTCTTCATCAAATTCGGGTAAAATTTCTCTAAAATAGTCTCTTAATGCTGCATCACTTTCTTTATGAGATAACGCTAATCCATCATTTTCTTTAGTTGCGATAGCTTTGAAAACCTCTGCTAAACGTACTTCTTCTGTGTAAGTATAAACTGCAATTTCTGATAATAAACTAACGTTACTTCTCATTCCCACTGTTACTTTTTTTCCATCAACTAATGATTCAGCAACAAATCCTGTACGTGTTTGAATTTTTAATTCAAATAAACCTGGTTTCCCAGATATAGCTAATATTTTTTGAAAGCTCATTGTGTTTTTTATTTTTTAGGTTGGCAAATATATTTTTTTATATGTAATATGCAAAAGTAATTTTTTAAAATAGTGCTAAATTATTTAATTTTGAGATTAGCAAATTTCATTTTATAATCAGGTCTAGCTTTTCCTTCCATAATATTTTGTAATTTTTTTCCAATCATTTTTTTTCTTAATGCAGATAAGTGATCGGTAAATAAAACACCTTCAATATGGTCGTATTCATGTTGAATTACTCTGGCAATCAGACCGTCAAATACTTCGGTTTTCTTTTCAAAATTTTCATCGAAATATTCAATAGTAATTTTTTCATGACGAAAAACATCTTCACGAACATCTGGAATACTTAAACAACCTTCATTAAATCCCCAAATTTCACCTTCTTCTTTAACAATTGTAGCATTAATAAAAGTTCTTCTAAAATCTTTTAATTGTTCTGCTTCTTCTTTAGAAACTTCATCGCTATCTGCAAATGGAGTAGTGTCAACAATAAATAATCGTATTGCTAATCCTACTTGGGGTGCAGCCAAGCCAACACCACAGGCATGATACATTGTGTCATACATATTTGCGATAGTTTCTTTAAGGTTTGGGTATTCTGGAGTAATTTCTTCTCCAATTTTTCTCAATACCGCTTCACCATATCCATATATTTGTAAAATCATATTCTTTCATTTTGAAAGTGCAAAAATATGAATTTTACTTGTTTTTTAAGGTATATTTCTGTTTAAAAAATCTTGTAATATAATTGTTGCAGCAATCTCATCAATAAGTGCTTTGTTTTGGCGCTGTTTTTTCTTTAAGCCACTATCAATCATAGTTTGAAATGCCATTTTTGAGGTAAAACGTTCATCTACTTTTACCAAAGGTAAATTAGGGAATTTGTTTTGAAAATTTTCACAAAACTTTTCAATATATATAGCACTTTCCGATGGTGAACCATCCATTTGTTTTGGTTCCCCAATAATTACTTTGTCTACTTTTTCTTTCGAAAAATAGTTGGTTAAGAAATCAAATATGACTGGCGTTTCAATTGTAGTTAAACCACTTGCAATAATTTGCATTTCATCAGTAACCGCAATTCCTGTTCTTTTTTGGCCGTAGTCAATAGATAGTATTCTTCCCATATTTTTAAAATAGTAAGCAAAAATACAATTTTACATCATTTAAATCGTTATATAATTCACTTAATCTTATCTTTTATGAGAAAAATTCACTATTTATTCCTAATGTTTTTTATAGTGCTTTCCTGTAATAAAAATCAAATCTACCATTCATTTGAAAATTTACCAGAAGATAAACGATGGCTTTGTTCTTTGGTTCAAAAACATGAATTTACTATTGAGGAAGAAGCTAATTATAGTGTTTATTTAAATATTAGTAATGTTTTTGGAACTGAAATGAAAACATTTCCAATTGAATTAGAAATTACAAAACCTAATGGATCGATTGAAAAAGCTACTATTGCTGTCGATTTATCAGTAGCTGATTGTATTGGGGATATTTGTGATGTAAAATTTCCAATTAGAGAAAATCTTAAATTAGAAAAAGGTGTTTACAAAATACAATTTATCCCCAAATCAACTTATGGATTTGTACCTAATATTATAGGAGTTGGTTTAACAGTGGAAAAAGCGCAATTAGTAAAGGAGTAAAAAGAAAACTTTTATTTTATTTTAAATTTTCCTTTTAAATATTCAATTGCCATTTTGTTCGCTTCTGAAGCATCTTTTTCGTTATATTTTGGATTACTTGGATTTGCAAAAGCATGTTCAGATTCGAAAATTTTATAATTTAAAATTTTATTTGCAATTTTCATATTAGCAGCAAATTCTTCAATAATTTCTTTTGAAATCCAATTCTCAGTTGCAAATAATCCGAGCACATCACAATTTAAATTTTTTAATTTTTCTACATCTTTAACAGGCATTCCATAATACATAACAGCACCTATGGCTTGTTTTTTACTCATAATGGCTGATTTTAAAGACCATCCACCACCAAAACACCATCCAATAGAAGCTATTTTTGCTTTTTTACCCACAAATGAAAGTGCTCCTGACACTATAGTTTCTAATCTTCTTTCATCAGTACCTTGCATGTATTTTGCAGCATCTTCTGATTTTGTAGCTACTTTTCCATCATACATGTCAATTGCCAAAACATTAACTTTGCCTTTTAATTCATTATAAAAAACATCACTTTGTTTTTTAATATGATCATTTAATCCCCACCATTCTTGGTAAACAAATAACCAATCATTTGTTTTTTTGTTGGCCATTATTACATAACCATTGGCTGTTTTTCCATCAGAAGTTGGGAAAGTAATCATTTTGCCTCCAACTGAACTTTCATGAATATAAAAATTAGGATTGGCATGAGAAGCAATAAATTTTTGATCTGAAGTAAAACTAGACATGTTCCCATCGTTTGATGAAAAGGCAAGTTGACAACATGATTGTGAATAAATAGTGCTTAATGATAAAAGCGATACTAGTAGTAAAATCTTTTTCATAACAATTTTTTTTTCTTTTTCGATCACGAATTTAAATCAATTACAATTGTAAATACAGCGTTTAATAAAGTAAAAATTTATGGTTCAATAAGTATAATTGATTAAAAAAACCTGCACTATGCAGGTTTTTCAATTAATTTTTTTTTGGTTTTTGTGATTGGTAAATAAAATAAAAACCTAAGATAATGAATGGTATACTTAACCATTGACCAGTAGACAATGCGTTAAACAGTGGATATTCTTCAAATCCGCCTTGACTTTCTTTAACAAACTCTACACCAAATCGTATTGACCATAATAATACTAAAAATAAACCAAATAACAAACCTGATTTGTTTCTAGCATCTGTTTTCCAATATAAATACATAAGTATAATAAAAACAGGTACATATAATATTGCTTCATATAATTGTGCAGGATACCTATACGGAATTGTATCTAAAATGTTTTTAAACTGTACATCTTTTTCTATTGCATTATAAGCTTGTGCAGCATCTTGAATATTTGTTGCTTTTATTACTTCTCTTGTACCTAACCAATCTTCTCCTTTGATGAATTTCATCGCTAAAAAACTATCTGCTGATGTTGGTTTGCCAAATATTTCAGAGTTAAAAAAATTTCCTAGACGAATGAAAATTGCTCCAAATGAAACTGGAATAACAATTCTATCTAAAATCCAAAGTAAAGGTCTTTTTAAAACTTTTTCTTTGATGTAATACATAGTAATGATGATTGCAATTGCAGCACCATGACTGGCTAATCCACTAAATCCAGTAAAATGAATTCCATTTTGTGTACTTATTGGTAATAATATGCTTAAAGGATCTTGAGTGAATAATTCGGATTGATAAAATAGAACATGTCCTAATCGGGCACCAAGCATCGTTGCAACTATAGTATAAACAAATAGTTTGTCTAGTTTTTCTATTGATTCATTTTCTCTAATGAAAATGTACTTCATAATGTACCATCCGAAAGCAAAAGCTGCTACCCATGTAAGGCTATAAAAACGAATCATGAAAAAACCTAAATCAATTCCTTCTGTTGGATTCCAAATCATATTTTATATTTTATAATTAATTAAAAATTTAGGGTACAGGGTTATAACCGCTTTTTCCCCAAGGATGACAGCTAACAATTCTTTTAATCGCAAGCCATCCGCCTTTAATTAAGCCATGTTTTTCTAATGCTTGAATGGAATAAGTTGAACAAGTAGGTTCAAATCTACAAGCGGCAGGAGTCAAAGGCGAAATCACTAATTGATAAAACCGAATTAGTAGTTTAAAAGGGAAAATAGCTATTTTTTTTAAAAGCATTTATTGCTGACTTTTTGGCAAATATAGGTATAAAAAGGTTAAAATAAAGTGAAATTTTAAGGTTAAAATAAATTTTAAACTATGATATAAATCAGTTTTTATTGACTAATGCCAACCTAAATTTGTCCTGTTAATTTAAAACAAACAGAAAAATGAAAAAATTATTATTATTAGCTGGTATTGCATTATTTAGTTTAACATCAAATGCACAAGAAGAGAATAAAGGTTTAGAAGGAACTTGGTGGGCTGCAGGTCAATTGTCTTTTGGTTCAAATGATAATGGTACTGTAAAAACTACATCTAATGCTATTATTCCAGTAGTTGGTTATTTTGTTGCTCCAACAACAACTATAGGTTTAGGTGTTGGTGTTATTAATGGAAAAGAAGAAACAACTTTAGCAGGAACTACTACTACAACAGGAGAGACTTCTGCTTTCATTATTCAGCCTTTAGTTAGAAAATATTGGGGAATTGGAGGTAAATTTTTCTTATTCGGTCAAGCTTCATTACCTATGACTTTTGGAAAAGATAAAATATCTGATGACAAAACAACTTCAATAGGAGTAGACTTAGCGCCAGGTTTTGACTTTATTGTTAATAAATGGATGACAGTTGAAACATCTTTCTCATTAGTTAATTTTACTACTAGTACAATTGATCCAAATGTAGGTGATAAAACTACTAACGTAAGCTTTAATGCTAATCCATTTGATTTAACAGGATCTAGAAGTGTAGGTGGATTAAGAGTAGGTGTAAAATTCTTATTCTAAGTAAAATATAAAAGTAAATTAATAAGAGCAGATTAAATTTCACTTAAGTGTAAATGTTTACTCAAGTTCTAGTTTAATTTTTGGTTAGGAAAAAGCCACTCTGTAAGGAGTGGCTTTTTATTTTATAAGAATAAATTATTTTTAATAGTTAAAGGTTGTACCTTCTTTACCATCTTTTAATTGAATACCAAGTGCTGCAAGATTGTCTCTAATTTCATCTGATAAAGACCAATTTTTATTTGCTCTGGCTTCATTTCTCATTTGAATTAACATTTCTAATACGGCATCAAGTTTATTTGCGTTTTGACTACTTTCTTTCTTAGAAGCTAATCCTAAAACATCAAAAGTAAAATTGTGAATAGTTTTGGAAAAAACTGCTAAATCTTCGGCTGTTAATGTTTCTTTTTTATCATTAATTAAATTGATGATACGCACAGCTTCAAATAATTGTGCAATTAAAATAGTCGTATTAAAATCATCATTCATTGCGTCATAACAAGTTTTTTTCCATTCCGGAACATTGAATGTAGAATTTTGACTTGGTTGTAAATTAGGTAATAATTCAATGGCTTCCATTAATCTATTATATCCTTTTTCACTTGCTATTAAAGCATCATTTGAAATGTCGAGTACGCCTCTATAATGTGCTTGTAAAAAACAAAAACGAATTACTGAAGGATGAAATTCTTTTTCAAAAATTGAATTAGTACCTTCGATTAATTCCATTGGTAAAACAAAATTCCCTGTAGATTTACTCATTCGAAGACCATTCATGGTAAGCATGTTAGCGTGCATCCAATAATTTACAGGGCTTTCATGATTGCAGCCTTTGCCTTGTGCTACTTCACATTCGTGATGAGGAAATTTTAAATCTAATCCTCCTCCATGAATGTCAAATTTTTCACCTAGATATTTGGTACTCATTGCGGTACATTCTAAGTGCCAGCCAGGAAATCCTTCTCCCCAAGGAGAATTCCATCTCATTATATGTTCGGGAGATGCTTTTTTCCATAAGGCAAAATCTTGCGGATTTTTCTTTTCGTTTTGACCGTCAAGATCTCTTGTATTGGCAAATAATTCATCAATATTTCTATTGCTCAATTCGCCATAATTTAATCCACGTTTATTGTATTCAAAAACATTAAAATATACAGAGCCATTGCTTTCATAAGCTAATCCGTTTTCAATTAGTTTTTGAGTCAGTTCAATTTGTTCAACTATGTGTCCAGTTGCTGTGGGTTCAATTGTAGGTGGAAATGCATTGAAAAGTTCCATTACTTTATGAAAATATACTGTATACTTTTGTACAATTTCCATAGGTTCTAACTTTTCTAATCTTGATTGTTTTACAAATCGATCGTTATTAACATCTCCATCGTCTGTTAAATGTCCAGCATCTGTTATGTTTCTTACATACCTAACTTTGTAACCTAAATGGTTTAAGTATCTAAATACCATATCGAAAGATAAAAATGTTCGAACATTACCTAAATGAACATAACTGTAAACCGTTGGCCCACAAACATACATTCCAACTTTTCCATCATGAATTGGTTTAAAAACTTCTTTTTCTCCTGAAAGTGAATTGTATATTTTTAATTGATGTTGCTTATAAAGTTCCATTGGTATAATTTACTTTGATAGGTGTTTAATTTTGTATGTAAATGTTTAAAATTGTGTATCTAATTTTATATAATCTAAGAATTCTCTTCTTACTTTTTCATCTTTGAATTTGCCGCCAAATTCTGATGTTACTGTACTGCTTTCAATGTCTCTAATTCCTCTTGAATTAACACACAAGTGTTTGGCATCAATAACACATGCTACATCTTCAGTATTTAAAACGCTTTGTAACTCTTTTACAATTTGAATTGTTAGTCTTTCTTGTACTTGAGGTCTTTTTGCATAATAATCTACAATTCTATTCATTTTAGAAAGTCCAACAACAGAACCATTAGAAATATAGGCTACATGTGCTCTTCCAACAATAGGTAATAGGTGATGCTCACAAGTAGAATATACAACAATGTTTTTTTCAACTAACATTTCTCCATACTTATACTTATTGTCAAAAGTAGAAGAACTAGGTTTTTTATTAGGGTTTAATCCTCCAAAAATTTCTTTAACAAACATTTTAGCAACTCTGTTAGGTGTTCCTTTTAGACTATCATCTGTT is a window of Flavobacterium indicum GPTSA100-9 = DSM 17447 DNA encoding:
- a CDS encoding dienelactone hydrolase family protein, giving the protein MKKILLLVSLLSLSTIYSQSCCQLAFSSNDGNMSSFTSDQKFIASHANPNFYIHESSVGGKMITFPTSDGKTANGYVIMANKKTNDWLFVYQEWWGLNDHIKKQSDVFYNELKGKVNVLAIDMYDGKVATKSEDAAKYMQGTDERRLETIVSGALSFVGKKAKIASIGWCFGGGWSLKSAIMSKKQAIGAVMYYGMPVKDVEKLKNLNCDVLGLFATENWISKEIIEEFAANMKIANKILNYKIFESEHAFANPSNPKYNEKDASEANKMAIEYLKGKFKIK
- the lgt gene encoding prolipoprotein diacylglyceryl transferase, which produces MIWNPTEGIDLGFFMIRFYSLTWVAAFAFGWYIMKYIFIRENESIEKLDKLFVYTIVATMLGARLGHVLFYQSELFTQDPLSILLPISTQNGIHFTGFSGLASHGAAIAIIITMYYIKEKVLKRPLLWILDRIVIPVSFGAIFIRLGNFFNSEIFGKPTSADSFLAMKFIKGEDWLGTREVIKATNIQDAAQAYNAIEKDVQFKNILDTIPYRYPAQLYEAILYVPVFIILMYLYWKTDARNKSGLLFGLFLVLLWSIRFGVEFVKESQGGFEEYPLFNALSTGQWLSIPFIILGFYFIYQSQKPKKN
- the yidD gene encoding membrane protein insertion efficiency factor YidD, whose product is MLLKKIAIFPFKLLIRFYQLVISPLTPAACRFEPTCSTYSIQALEKHGLIKGGWLAIKRIVSCHPWGKSGYNPVP
- the cysS gene encoding cysteine--tRNA ligase, translated to MELYKQHQLKIYNSLSGEKEVFKPIHDGKVGMYVCGPTVYSYVHLGNVRTFLSFDMVFRYLNHLGYKVRYVRNITDAGHLTDDGDVNNDRFVKQSRLEKLEPMEIVQKYTVYFHKVMELFNAFPPTIEPTATGHIVEQIELTQKLIENGLAYESNGSVYFNVFEYNKRGLNYGELSNRNIDELFANTRDLDGQNEKKNPQDFALWKKASPEHIMRWNSPWGEGFPGWHLECTAMSTKYLGEKFDIHGGGLDLKFPHHECEVAQGKGCNHESPVNYWMHANMLTMNGLRMSKSTGNFVLPMELIEGTNSIFEKEFHPSVIRFCFLQAHYRGVLDISNDALIASEKGYNRLMEAIELLPNLQPSQNSTFNVPEWKKTCYDAMNDDFNTTILIAQLFEAVRIINLINDKKETLTAEDLAVFSKTIHNFTFDVLGLASKKESSQNANKLDAVLEMLIQMRNEARANKNWSLSDEIRDNLAALGIQLKDGKEGTTFNY
- the folE gene encoding GTP cyclohydrolase I FolE, coding for MSINNEILDEMGDNHIATNAETPLRADAFNISDEEKIESIKKDVENILTTLGMDLTDDSLKGTPNRVAKMFVKEIFGGLNPNKKPSSSTFDNKYKYGEMLVEKNIVVYSTCEHHLLPIVGRAHVAYISNGSVVGLSKMNRIVDYYAKRPQVQERLTIQIVKELQSVLNTEDVACVIDAKHLCVNSRGIRDIESSTVTSEFGGKFKDEKVRREFLDYIKLDTQF